One stretch of Cryptococcus neoformans var. neoformans B-3501A chromosome 5, whole genome shotgun sequence DNA includes these proteins:
- a CDS encoding hypothetical protein (HMMPfam hit to HesB, HesB-like domain, score: 170.3, E(): 4.1e-48), whose amino-acid sequence MALPTLRTTFASSSRVTLHHLSFPARSLAYLRCGSSLAQHSSSQAYTPTPAYSGPVASSSSSKAKGGVKDMHAAPNPAPPAAPAKNEGTGEKKEPRRRVPLKSQRNAITMTPTAISHLRELLASPTEPRLLRISVKSRGCAGMAYHLDYVPPPGGKFDEVVEQDGVRVLIDSKALFSIIGSRMDWRDNRLSAGFVFDNPNVVDTCGCGESFNIRF is encoded by the exons ATGGCCCTTCCAACACTCCGCACCACGTTTGCCTCCTCGTCACGCGTAACactccaccacctctctttcccagcACGCTCACTGGCATACCTGCGCTGCGGTTCTTCTCTCGCCCAGCACTCGTCTTCCCAAGCCTACACCCCTACGCCGGCGTATTCTGGCCCGGttgcctcctcttcatcaagcaAGGCCAAGGGCGGCGTCAAGGACATGCACGCCGCACCCAACCCTGCGCCTCCCGCTGCACCCGCCAAGAATGAAGGGAccggagagaagaaggagcccaggaggagggtgcCGTTGAAGAGCCAGAGGAATGCGATCACCATG ACCCCCACAGCCATTTCTCACCTTCGTGAACTGCTCGCTTCACCCACGGAACCTCGTCTTTTGCGAATCTCTGTAAAGTCTCGTGGCTGTGCCGGTATGGCCTACCACCTTGACTATGTTCCACCACCAGGCGGCAAGTTTGACGAGGTTGTCGAGCAAGATGGTGTCCGGGTGTTGATTGACAGCAAGGCGTTGTTCAGTATCATTGGAAGTAGGATGGACTGGAGAGATAACCGGTTGAGCGCCGGATTTGTCTTTGACAA CCCCAATGTTGTTGACACCTGCGGTTGTGGCGAATCTT TCAACATTCGTTTCTAA